The following are from one region of the Ictalurus furcatus strain D&B chromosome 11, Billie_1.0, whole genome shotgun sequence genome:
- the espl1 gene encoding separin isoform X2: protein MKCLKTDDYVLRISCVKDTVILHDELKKHVKGGLGPSGRTACDRIIRACNQRLGGGALEPELEERLVDLVELATEGYGSVAEPGAQGSSLYLEKIIFHILQKLVTHRAHAAASRLAEFMYLRLQGASSQVEDFGVLVRNCFAVLWNGSSGAQASSLSPRERLCGQLQALRFRLLEETPSTSSKVPLFVEEALSEYERARGSLSQDDAAFLLSEFRTRFLGAHVEQDQALTPPVLAVRCEAVVMVCKPLCKNRLWDEAARLLDGAQECVRKLGGGLCPALGMASRAVRLHRDLSTGRECSKAYTDCARILRGLPAALCEAESHALLEACQLIVWATEAGQTKGMGGATLLASFSYWEEYQEFLIKLQQSSFSQQLQYSLCFSLYQGFINTYDSLHTSQDSVVEFLDRILLYCQATAGRMMTELRKLSNNSFLLKAVCVVNNVVYELFNRKLYEGAYGLVEIICQELSKDCPSCFPVDRVNRCFMLAVQCSRRACRLDRALDWVVRWIQVLGSRVLDHLTEPVSLWVKTKCDAARAGEDDKRLRTLRDGLGAVPVDEEVCLRLLEEELRVYKEQCGDTAQERYNTLCDLLDICHEETTHTLRRASYLCEMAQVVCYRDFSEQTDCSAVDFAHEALRLLEEEPETVENSDRLKDEKAHASLWLYICTLEANLQEAVDTEKRLRAVQEGSKTAADLDPVPTNDLEYEDKRKFQESQLVYDGLRFNLSEHNKHIEPLEKCLSLWVTLLKDGSVPAVRDPKHTASSILLMAALYTLMGKPLQALECYQLAASLSRLLGDVQNSATASFHAAKLLLDLGSPQLAQVQLDQAQQCLTADTSSEGTSILSVTNTLLRAQLSYALGEVEAGVHSLCEVLKETALHHSKSWYMLKARALQTASAYLSLDTGTLHTHLRQTIVQHGLKTPDTAQYEALKLLCSLVMMLLGNGFYGAPGLNTDTRFVDQGDSVVFKWLLLSEVLLCSERMVRLRSSSGTAHEAKAQCLEALKLATKLHTLSHCAELLVLKAELELMKGAGEASVLDLEQVRHLLDLCTDFGHQQQQKSEVKIKPRKGRPAVKVSAPELPEEEEEDVRGLLSSRSLGRDALEELSELGRDASPPLKPKRQRMLSCLSHTESCSCPCCAEPGLARVSVLWALAQADAQNEAQNSRRLRHIAILRCRSIGAKLHARLAALMPVGCSEKPCVMQPEVVRVQLSAVMTQLCRGVAETRKAAALWEEIEEGLEAVEPRGALLPELGPLKAALLGAKAVACCLALAGKKQCSPDELFSSAWGWTPPRAPKNKAQVRTRGKSSSSDRPLPAAAPSAKNLTENKQEACVEPGSKKNREVTVASSKKNKSSVPKISTTKPGVVFKTPRASRTPRPRSVSVLTPAGTATHLSAFDFTNEVPDITVSSTPLPAAKATPSSRCGVTRSKDVPKGSFQVFEDSSPLQEKPVPVPAAPKRTKRSRFKVEFSDESDAEVADAVETKSNDKCSISSVLEPALKPSSLSRAPAQDRPRRTRTTKKSTCTSGASSEEEMQPRRGRPRKALGADGAEKPERMRMIREDEDGDGLDISLEELQGIDSEMMDAADGPDADCEVLRRDLGADLTRERVKELRSSGQAGLPIPHTHVTPGELSVDGIQSLLTSSWLLLHHFPSPSLYPHLCSLLAQSLGLSDPVTTAMLHAQSLGVSSRHHMTRHLANRIRKLKKSSSDVAESLSGLSLEESSSQTQAKTLSALESIYSFTCTQPAQFPHTHSREFTQQLQHLPTGVTVCLLSLVGACPGEIGSTVLITRLERDSAPITMRIPTAQTHRSMAVLLEEMEAVLQGQKKVSAVADKAQWWEGRKALDTRVQKLLEEMEEALGVWRALLLPLTSDPELPAQLKCLQSSVKGRKITVDMLKVILSAAPLLSLSDLQSLSEGASLQDGDFLKLLQESVCELRGREEPHGHTVLILDKYLQKLPWENISCLKSRSVTRMPSLHTVLGHSHLREVDPDCVLSHGVDPQRVYFVLNPDGNLPETEKRFRDWFTGERAWQGVCGAPPDPDQLQEAVNTKDLYIYVGHGAGARFLDSQRLLRGNVHAVALLFGCSSAALSVQGNLEGTGITLSYLTAGCPLVLGNLWDVTDRDIDRFTSALLQSWLSAGSGSSLLQHLVQSRDATHLKHMIGAAPVAYGLPVHLR, encoded by the exons ATGAAATGTCTAAAAACGGATGATTATGTCCTGCGGATCTCGTGCGTAAAGGACACCGTTATTCTTCACGATGAGCTGAAg AAACATGTGAAGGGCGGGCTGGGGCCATCTGGCCGGACGGCGTGTGATCGAATCATTCGGGCCTGTAACCAGCGTCTCGGAGGAGGGGCTCTAGAGCCGGAGCTCGAGGAGCGTCTGGTGGATCTGGTGGAGCTGGCCACGGAGGGATACGGATCCGTCGCAGAACCCGGAGCGCAAGGTTCCTCGCTTTATCTGGAGAAGATCATCTTCCACATCCTCCAGAAGCTGGTCACGCATCGAGCTCATGCTGCTGCGAGTCGACTCGCGGAGTTCATGTATCTCCGACTGCAGGGCGCATCCTCACAG GTTGAAGACTTCGGTGTTCTGGTGCGGAACTGTTTCGCCGTCCTGTGGAATGGATCGAGCGGCGCTCAGGCCTCCAGCCTGTCGCCCAGAGAGAGACTCTGCGGGCAGCTGCAGGCTCTGCGTTTCCGTCTGCTCGAGGAGACGCCCTCCACCTCGTCTAAAGTACCTCTGTTTGTGGAGGAGGCGCTGAGCGAGTACGAGCGCGCACGTGGAAGCCTGTCTCAGGACGACGCCGCATTTCTGCTCTCGGAGTTCCGGACACGTTTCCTCGGCGCACACGTGGAGCAGGATCAGGCGCTGACTCCACCCGTGCTGGCTGTGAGGTGTGAGGcggtggtgatggtgtgtaagcCTCTGTGTAAGAACAGACTGTGGGACGAAGCAGCACGGCTGCTGGACGGAGCGCAGGAGTGCGTGCGGAAGCTCGGTGGGGGTTTGTGCCCGGCGTTGGGCATGGCAAGTCGGGCGGTGCGACTGCATCGAGACCTCAGCACAGGCAGGGAATGCAGCAAGGCCTACACAGACTGCGCTCGCATCCTCAGAGGCCTGCCTGCTGCTCTCTGTGAGGCGGAAAGCCACGCCCTGTTGGAGGCATGTCAGCTGATTGTCTGGGCGACAGAGGCAGGGCAGACAAAAGGGATGGGTGGAGCTACGCTGTTGGCCAGTTTTTCCTACTGGGAGGAATATCAGGAGTTTCTAATCAAACTTCAACAG AGCTCATTCTCACAGCAGCTGCAGTATTCTCTGTGCTTCAGTCTGTACCAGGGCTTCATCAACACCTACGACAGTTTACACACCTCACAG gactCGGTTGTTGAATTTCTGGACCGAATCCTGTTATACTGCCAGGCGACGGCAGGACGCATGATGACTGAACTTCGCAAACTGTCCAACAACAGCTTCTTACTGAAAGCAG tgtgtgtggtgaacaACGTGGTGTACGAGTTATTTAACAGGAAGCTGTATGAGGGTGCGTACGGGTTGGTGGAGATTATATGCCAGGAGCTGAGTAAAGATTGTCCATCCTGTTTCCCTGTGGACAGA gtgaaCCGCTGCTTCATGTtagcagtgcagtgcagtagGCGAGCGTGTCGGTTGGACAGAGCTCTGGACTGGGTGGTGCGCTGGATACAGGTTTTAGGTTCTCGAGTTCTGGATCATCTTACAGAACCGGTGTCTCTGTGGGTTAAAACCAAGTGTGACGCAGCCCGGGCCGGAGAGGACGACAAGCGCCTCAG GACCCTGAGGGACGGGCTGGGGGCAGTGCCAGTGGACGAGGAGGTGTGTCTGCGTCTCTTGGAGGAGGAGCTGCGGGTGTATAAGGAGCAGTGCGGAGACACGGCGCAGGAGCGCTATAACACGCTCTGCGACCTCCTGGATATCTGCCACgaggaaaccacacacacactccggcgTGCCTCTTACCTGTGTGAGATGGCTCAGGTGGTCTGTTACCGGGACTTTAGCGAACAGactgactg ctcAGCGGTGGATTTTGCCCATGAGGCTCTGCGCTTGTTGGAGGAGGAGCCAGAGACTGTGGAGAACTCCGATAGGCTGAAGGACGAAAAAGCACATGCCTCTCTCTGGCTCTACATCTGCACGCTTGAGGCCAATCTGCAGGAG gcggTGGACACGGAGAAGCGTCTACGTGCGGTGCAGGAGGGCAGTAAGACTGCGGCGGACCTCGATCCAGTTCCCACGAATGATCTGGAGTACGAAGACAAGCGGAAGTTCCAGGAGAGCCAGCTGGTGTATGACGGACTGCGCTTCAATCTCTCTGAACACAACA agcaCATTGAGCCTTTAGAGAAGTGTTTATCACTCTGGGTGACTCTGCTGAAGGACGGCTCTGTACCTGCAGTGAGGGACCCCAAACACACTGCCTCCTCCATCCTGCTAATGGCTGCCCTTTATACACTCATGGGCAAG CCTCTACAGGCTCTGGAGTGTTATCAGCTGGCGGCGTCTCTCTCTCGGCTCCTCGGTGATGTCCAGAACAGCGCCACTGCTTCCTTCCACGCTGCTAAACTCCTACTGGATTTGGGCTCTCCGCAGCTCGCTCAG gtGCAGTTGGATCAGGCACAGCAGTGTTTAACTGCAGATACGAGCTCTGAGGGGACAAGCATCCTGTCCGTCACTAACACACTGCTCAGAGCACAACTCAGCTACGCTTTAGGAGAG GTGGAAGCAGGTGTACACAGTCTGTGTGAGGTGTTGAAGGAGACGGCGTTGCATCACTCCAAAAGCTGGTACATGCTCAAAGCTCGAGCTCTGCAGACCGCCAGCGCCTACCTCAGTCTGGACACAGggacactgcacacacacctgcGCCAGACCATCGTCCAgcacg gtttaaAGACTCCAGACACGGCCCAGTACGAAGCTCTGAAGTTGTTGTGCAGTCTGGTGATGATGCTGCTGGGAAACGGCTTTTACGGAGCTCCTGGTCTCAACACGGACACTCGGTTTGTAGACcaag GGGACAGTGTGGTGTTTAAATGGCTGTTGCTCAGCGAGGTGTTGCTGTGCTCGGAGAGGATGGTGCGCTTGAGGAGCAGCAGTGGAACAGCTCATGAAGCCAAAGCTCAGTGTCTTGAGGCCCTCAAACTTGCCACCAAACTGCACACGCTCAGCCA ctgTGCCGAGCTGTTGGTGTTGAAGGCTGAGCTGGAGTTGATGAAAGGTGCAGGGGAAGCCAGTGTTTTGGATCTGGAGCAGGTCAGACACTTACTGGATCTTTGCACAG ATTTTggtcatcagcagcagcagaaatCTGAGGTGAAAATAAAACCCCGTAAAGGCCGCCCGGCTGTGAAAGTCTCTGCCCCCGAGCTCccggaggaggaagaggaggatgtgCGCGGGCTCCTGAGCTCTCGCTCGTTGGGCCGGGACGCTTTAGAGGAGCTGTCCGAGTTAGGCCGGGACGCGTCGCCCCCTCTGAAGCCCAAAAGGCAGCGCATGCTGTCCTGCTTGAGCCACACCGAGAGCTGCTCCTGTCCCTGCTGCGCTGAACCTGGCCTGGCCCGAGTCAGCGTGCTCTGGGCCCTGGCGCAGGCTGACGCCCAGAACGAGGCACAGAATTCGCGCAGACTACGCCACATCGCTATACTTCGCTGTCGCAGCATCGGCGCTAAACTCCACGCCCGCCTGGCAGCACTGATGCCCGTCGGATGTTCAGAAAAGCCGTGCGTGATGCAACCGGAGGTGGTGAGGGTGCAGCTGAGCGCAGTGATGACGCAGCTGTGCCGGGGCGTGGCCGAGACACGGAAGGCTGCCGCTCTGTGGGAGGAGATAGAGGAAGGACTGGAAGCTGTCGAGCCCAGAGGGGCACTGTTACCCGAGCTGGGACCTCTGAAGGCGGCTCTGCTGGGGGCCAAAGCTGTGGCCTGCTGCCTGGCTCTGGCTGGAAAGAAGCAGTGCAGCCCTGACGAGCTCTTCTCCTCCGCGTGGGGCTGGACTCCTCCCAGGGCTCCCAAAAACAAAGCGCAGGTCAGAACCAGAGGAAAGAGCTCCAGCAGTGACCGACCTCTTCCAGCCGCAGCACCGTCAGCCAAGAACCTCACGGAGAACAAACAGGAGGCGTGCGTAGAACCGGGGAGTAAAAAAAACCGAGAGGTCACTGTCGCTTCCTCAAAGAAAAACAAGAGCTCCGTGCCAAAGATCAGCACCACAAAGCCTGGTGTGGTCTTCAAAACCCCCCGAGCGAGCAGAACCCCCAGGCCCAGATCCGTCTCCGTCCTGACCCCGGCTGGCACGGCCACTCACCTGAGCGCATTCGACTTCACCAACGAGGTGCCTGATATCACAGTAAGCTCCACCCCTCTTCCTGCAGCCAAGGCCACGCCCAGTAGCCGCTGTGGGGTCACGAGGTCAAAGGATGTACCAAAGGGTTCCTTCCAGGTTTTTGAAGATTCCTCACCTCTGCAGGAGAAACCCGTACCTGTTCCAGCTGCTCCGAAACGGACCAAACGCTCACGCTTTAAG GTGGAGTTCAGTGATGAGAGTGACGCTGAGGTGGCTGATGCTGTGGAGACCAAATCAAATGATAAGTGCTCCATCTCCTCTGTGCTTGAACCTGCCCTTAAACCCTCCTCTCTGAGCCGAGCTCCGGCGCAGGACCGGCCCAGACGCACCAGAACCACAAAGAAAAGCACCTGCACTAGTGGCGCCTCCTCCGAGGAAGAGATGCAGCCGCGACGGGGACGGCCCAGAAAAGCTCTCGGCGCTGACGGTGCAGAGAAACCagagaggatgaggatgatCAGAGAGGACGAGGATGGAGACGGTCTGGACATCAGCCTGGAGGAGCTTCAGGGGATCGACTCTGAGATgatggatgcag cTGACGGCCCTGACGCAGACTGTGAGGTGCTGAGGAGAGACCTGGGAGCAGATCTGACCAGAGAGCGTGTGAAGGAGCTCAGGAGTTCAGGACAGGCAGGACTCCCAATACCGCACACACACGTCACACCAGGTGAGCTCTCTGTAGACGGGATCCAATCACTCCTCACCTCTTCTtggctcctcctccaccacttTCCAAGCCCTTCCCTCTACCCACACCTGTGCTCGCTGCTCGCCCAGTCACTCGGCCTGTCTGATCCCGTCACTACGGCGATGCTGCACGCTCAGTCACTGGGCGTGTCCTCTCGTCACCACATGACTCGTCACCTGGCCAATCGGATTAG GAAGCTGAAGAAGTCTAGCAGTGACGTGGCGGAGAGTCTGAGCGGACTTAGCCTGGAGGAATCTTCCAGTCAGACGCAGGCCAAGACTCTGTCTGCTCTGGAGAGCATTTACTCCTTCACCTGCACACAGCCGGCGCAGTTTCCACACACGCACAGCCGAGAGTTCACACAGCAGCTCCAACACCTGCCCACAG GTGTGACCGTGTGTTTGCTCTCTCTCGTGGGGGCGTGTCCTGGTGAGATCGGCAGCACTGTTCTGATCACTCGACTAGAACGTGACTCCGCCCCCATCACCATGCGGATCCCGACTGCACAAACACAC cgCTCTATGGCGGTGCTGCTGGAGGAGATGGAGGCGGTGCTGCAGGGACAGAAGAAAGTGAGCGCGGTAGCAGACAAGGCGCAGTGGTGGGAGGGCAGGAAGGCTCTCGACACTCGTGTGCAG AAACTTCttgaggagatggaggaggctTTAGGTGTATGGCGAGCATTGCTCCTCCCCTTGACCTCTGACCCTGAGCTCCCAGCTCAATTGAAATGCCTCCAGTCATCAGTAAAAGGAAGGAAGATCACGGTGGACATGCTTAAG GTGATTCTCTCCGCAGCtcctctgctgtctctctccGACCTGCAGTCTCTGTCCGAGGGGGCGTCTCTGCAGGACGGAGACTTCCTGAAGCTCCTacaggagagtgtgtgtgagctgagagggagagaggaaccTCATGGACACACAGTCCTCATCTTGGACAAG TACCTTCAGAAGCTGCCATGGGAGAACATCTCCTGTTTAAAGTCTCGTTCTGTCACTCGTATGCCTTCACTGCACACGGTACTGGGGCACAGTCATCTCCGAGAG GTGGATCCAGACTGCGTGCTGTCACATGGTGTTGATCCTCAACGGGTTTATTTTGTTCTGAACCCTGATGGAAACCTGCCTGAGACAGAGAAGCGCTTCAGAGACTGGTTTACTgg TGAGCGGGCATGGCAGGGTGTGTGTGGAGCTCCTCCTGATCCTGATCAGCTGCAGGAGGCTGTAAATACTAAAGACCTGTACAT CTATGTAGGACACGGAGCCGGAGCACGGTTCCTCGACTCCCAGCGGCTGCTCCGAGGGAACGTTCACGCCGTGGCCCTGCTGTTCGGATGCAGTAGTGCTGCGCTCAGTGTGCAGGGAAACCTCGAGGGAACCGGCATCACCCTCAGCTACCTCACCGCTGGGTG TCCATTAGTGTTGGGGAACCTGTGGGACGTGACAGATCGTGATATCGACCGCTTCACCTCCGCACTCTTACAGTCCTGGCTCTCCGCAGGGTCAGGCTCCTCCCTACTCCAGCACCTGGTCCAATCACGTGACGCCACACACCTCAAGCACATGATCGGCGCCGCACCGGTCGCGTACGGCCTTCCTGTACACCTGCGCTAG